A single region of the Mesorhizobium sp. NZP2077 genome encodes:
- a CDS encoding DUF6527 family protein, giving the protein MIRHKRLEHRFVEHIPERLGAGILYVSMEYATSAHSCCCGCGEEVVAPFTPTDWKMTFDGETISLHPSIGNWTLKCRSHYVIDRGKVVEAGPWSDEQVESERRRDRAAKARFYGQSPTVEPSARPVPPKATPGFWRRLWRRISSRFKR; this is encoded by the coding sequence GTGATACGGCACAAGCGGCTAGAGCATCGTTTCGTAGAGCACATCCCGGAGCGCCTTGGGGCAGGCATTCTTTATGTCTCGATGGAATATGCGACATCGGCCCACAGCTGTTGCTGCGGTTGCGGCGAGGAGGTGGTGGCGCCCTTCACGCCGACGGACTGGAAGATGACGTTCGACGGTGAGACCATCTCACTTCATCCGTCGATCGGCAACTGGACGTTGAAGTGCCGGTCACATTATGTGATCGACCGCGGCAAGGTGGTCGAAGCCGGCCCGTGGAGCGACGAGCAGGTGGAGTCCGAGCGTCGCCGTGATCGCGCTGCCAAAGCTCGTTTCTACGGGCAGTCGCCCACGGTCGAACCTTCTGCTCGACCCGTTCCGCCCAAAGCGACACCAGGCTTCTGGCGGCGCCTTTGGCGTCGTATATCCAGTCGTTTCAAACGATAA
- a CDS encoding PD-(D/E)XK nuclease family protein, translating to MAISGRSTLVVHGRLAMREGRLAAARDRRHGLQVMSFEQAAVRLAGGFIRPIDDESLRAAIQTVLPATPMGELESIKSLPGMIDAAADTLHKAWRAGIDLAARAVEHPRLDAIARLESAVLAQLPAAMMRPIDIVAGATSRITHAPAVLGPMEIAGLTELSPCWRPLLKALTAHIPVRWTAGPRPAPAWLEGTGVAVLRAPSQTPEVSTVSAATAYHEAIEAMRWARSLLASGRAAPSDIAIATASPADYDDHFLGLRADANIDLHFVQGVKTVTTRDGQVAAALADIVVRGLSQSRIRRLAALCRDSTPFASLPEGWLRILPADAPMSTPNAWDRLLARLKPEDWPDDADHAPALRAAIDLLAKGSDAAPEIGEAFLKGRALAIWRKGLLAGPAASIYTTLETLKQDDGLEACVSVGWMPASALAASPRRFVRLIGLNSSHWPRGIAEDRLIPDHIIPSTELDPLPVSLADRRDFETILATTTGEVVLSRARRDSDGRLLGRSPLLSAHGPEIYLRRNAVPIHAFSETDRLMARPQEFSADRQALSAQGCWRDWRHTEITPHDGLIRPDHPLILAILARTQSASSLRRLLRNPLSFAWVYAFGWRVPESTIEPLVLDALGVGDLIHMVLDRALLDLESAGGLVSADTAAITATVDRAAALVAADWESERAVPPAVIWGRTLCDARLTAERALAYADVLLPGARSYSEVPFGGAEPKSDAQTPWDPNVPVTIPDTGFNIAGYIDRLDIAGDGKRALVRDYKTGRPPRGDIRLNGGRELQRCLYAFAVKALRGDDVTISASLLYPREPINLQLEDPDAVLTEITDYLRAARSSLAGGAALPGPDTGGDYDDLAFALPANASATYCKRKMPAATERLGQVTQIWEAE from the coding sequence ATGGCCATCTCGGGCCGATCCACCCTCGTCGTTCACGGCCGCCTCGCCATGCGGGAAGGCCGCCTGGCGGCGGCGCGCGACCGCCGTCATGGCCTGCAGGTCATGTCGTTCGAGCAGGCGGCGGTGCGGCTCGCTGGAGGTTTCATCCGCCCAATTGATGATGAAAGCCTTCGCGCGGCGATCCAGACGGTCCTGCCGGCAACGCCGATGGGCGAGCTGGAGAGCATCAAGTCGCTGCCCGGGATGATAGACGCAGCCGCGGACACCCTGCACAAGGCCTGGCGCGCTGGTATCGACCTTGCAGCGCGCGCGGTCGAGCATCCGCGACTCGACGCCATCGCTCGATTGGAGTCGGCGGTCCTGGCGCAGCTACCAGCCGCCATGATGCGGCCCATCGACATCGTCGCCGGCGCTACCAGCCGTATCACCCATGCGCCCGCCGTTCTCGGCCCGATGGAGATCGCTGGCCTCACCGAACTCTCGCCCTGCTGGCGGCCGCTCCTGAAAGCGCTCACCGCGCACATTCCCGTGCGATGGACGGCCGGGCCGAGGCCGGCGCCGGCCTGGTTGGAGGGCACGGGTGTCGCGGTGCTGCGCGCGCCGTCGCAGACTCCGGAAGTCAGCACCGTCAGCGCGGCTACGGCCTATCACGAAGCCATCGAGGCCATGCGCTGGGCGCGGTCGCTTCTCGCCTCCGGGCGCGCGGCGCCGTCCGATATCGCGATCGCCACGGCCTCGCCCGCCGACTACGACGATCACTTCCTCGGCCTGCGCGCGGACGCCAACATCGACCTGCACTTCGTCCAAGGCGTCAAGACCGTCACCACCCGCGATGGCCAGGTCGCCGCCGCGCTAGCCGACATCGTCGTTCGCGGCCTGTCGCAGTCCCGGATCCGTCGTCTCGCCGCCCTGTGTCGGGATTCCACGCCTTTTGCGTCACTTCCCGAAGGCTGGCTGCGGATCCTGCCGGCCGATGCACCGATGTCGACGCCCAACGCCTGGGACCGCCTGCTGGCGCGATTGAAGCCCGAGGACTGGCCGGACGACGCGGATCACGCCCCGGCCTTGCGCGCGGCCATCGACCTGCTCGCCAAGGGGTCCGACGCAGCACCGGAGATCGGTGAAGCCTTTCTTAAGGGCCGCGCGCTCGCCATCTGGCGCAAGGGCCTCCTCGCCGGGCCGGCGGCCTCGATCTACACCACCCTCGAAACCCTGAAGCAGGATGACGGGCTGGAGGCGTGCGTGTCCGTTGGCTGGATGCCTGCGAGCGCGCTAGCAGCCTCGCCGCGGCGCTTTGTGCGGCTGATCGGCCTCAACTCTTCGCACTGGCCGCGCGGAATTGCCGAGGACCGGCTGATCCCGGACCATATCATCCCCAGTACCGAGCTCGACCCGCTCCCGGTGAGCCTGGCCGATCGCCGAGACTTCGAGACGATCCTGGCAACGACGACCGGCGAAGTCGTCCTCTCGCGCGCCCGTCGCGACAGCGACGGACGGCTGCTGGGACGCAGCCCCCTCCTCTCTGCGCACGGTCCGGAAATCTATCTCCGTCGCAACGCCGTTCCGATCCATGCGTTTAGCGAAACCGACCGCCTCATGGCCAGGCCGCAGGAGTTTAGCGCCGACCGGCAGGCGCTCAGCGCGCAAGGCTGCTGGCGCGACTGGCGGCACACCGAGATCACGCCGCATGACGGCCTCATCCGGCCCGATCATCCGCTCATTCTCGCAATCTTGGCCCGCACCCAATCGGCTAGCTCACTCCGGCGTCTGCTGCGCAACCCACTGAGCTTTGCCTGGGTCTATGCCTTCGGCTGGCGCGTGCCAGAAAGCACCATCGAACCGCTCGTGCTTGACGCGCTCGGCGTCGGCGATCTGATTCACATGGTTCTCGATCGCGCCTTACTCGATCTGGAGAGCGCCGGTGGATTGGTGTCCGCCGACACCGCGGCGATCACGGCGACGGTTGACCGGGCCGCGGCGCTTGTCGCCGCCGATTGGGAAAGCGAACGTGCGGTCCCTCCGGCCGTCATCTGGGGGCGCACCCTGTGTGATGCCCGGCTGACGGCGGAGCGGGCTCTTGCCTATGCCGATGTGCTTCTTCCGGGTGCCCGCTCCTATAGCGAGGTGCCGTTCGGCGGGGCCGAGCCCAAGTCGGACGCGCAGACGCCGTGGGACCCCAATGTGCCGGTCACGATTCCCGACACGGGTTTCAATATCGCCGGCTATATTGACAGGCTGGACATCGCAGGCGACGGAAAGCGCGCGCTGGTCCGCGACTACAAGACCGGCCGTCCTCCGCGAGGCGACATCCGGCTGAACGGCGGCCGCGAGCTTCAGCGCTGCCTCTATGCCTTCGCGGTGAAGGCGCTGCGGGGCGATGATGTCACGATCAGCGCCTCGCTGCTCTACCCGCGTGAGCCAATCAACCTCCAGCTCGAAGATCCGGACGCGGTCCTCACTGAGATCACTGACTATCTGCGCGCGGCGAGGAGCAGCCTCGCCGGCGGTGCCGCGCTGCCAGGCCCCGACACCGGCGGCGACTACGACGATCTCGCCTTTGCCCTGCCGGCGAATGCCAGCGCCACCTATTGCAAACGCAAGATGCCGGCCGCGACCGAACGGCTCGGTCAGGTCACTCAAATCTGGGAGGCGGAATAA